From Lolium perenne isolate Kyuss_39 chromosome 5, Kyuss_2.0, whole genome shotgun sequence, a single genomic window includes:
- the LOC139831339 gene encoding uncharacterized protein, translating to MSRPLAAGQPSPTVAAQLNVIAAAPVRYAQPSADATAPRLYPIPMPFASPFPALATPPPAPYPAAAFYPMRPPSAFPSFMRPGTFPGPPVDLHPPPPPPPPPPGVLGPYPGTFPRPPVDLHHPPQPPLPPPGVPGPYPGTPSLLTVIMAVP from the exons ATGTCGCGCCCACTCGCCGCCGGCCAACCCAGCCCCACCGTCGCCGCCCAACTCAACGTCATCGCCGCCGCCCCAGTGCGCTACGCGCAACCGAGCGCTGACGCCACCGCGCCCAGGCTTTATCCCATCCCGATGCCGTTCGCTAGCCCCTTCCCAGCTCTCGCCACTCCGCCGCCGGCACCGTACCCGGCGGCAGCCTTCTACCCCATGAGGCCGCCCTCAGCATTCCCGTCCTTCATGCGACCCGGCACCTTCCCCGGACCTCCCGTGGACCTgcatcctcctccaccaccaccaccaccgccgccgggtGTGCTCGGTCCGTACCCAGGCACCTTCCCCAGACCTCCCGTGGACCTGCATCATCCTCCACAACCTCCACTGCCGCCGCCGGGTGTGCCTGGTCCGTACCCAGGCACCCCCTCCCTCCTGACCG TAATAATGGCTGTGCCGTGA